The following DNA comes from Enterocloster bolteae.
AATTTTGGTTTTGGAATTATTGATAATACCCTTACCATATTTACCGTCGTCCAGAGCAAAGAAATCATTCAGATCCTGGGTAGCACAGATGGCAGAACCGCCATAGCCGCGGATGATTTTGAAAATCTCCAGAACAAATTCCGCAGCCAGCCGGTTGGAAGATGCTCCGATCAGTTGCCATGTTTCATCAATGAAGATGGCTTTTTCCACGGTACGATCTTCTTTGGCCTTATCCCAGACAAAATCCAGTGCTACAAACATACCGACGGTCAGCAGATCACCGGTCAGTTCAGAGATATCCAAAACGGTGTATTTATTGTCCAGATTCACATTGGTCTGCTGGTTGAAGGTGGAGGCAGAGCCATTTACCAGTCGGTTCATAATGTTGGCAAGACGTCTGGTATCCGGATTTTCCTTCAGGATGTTGTACACATCTCCCAGAACTGGCATCTTTCGATAGTGTCCGAGATTTTCCGGGTCATACAGGCTGCCATTGTTGTGAGTAATTCCTTTTTTCCTGTAGGTCTGAATCAGAGCCTCATCTAAAAGCTGCCGTTCCTCGTGATTCATGTCCGGAATCAGCAGAGAAAAGAAGATATGCAGCCGTTGGATTTTTGCAGCCAGTTCGGATTTGTCAGCCTGGGGACCATCCAGAAGTTCGTTGGCAGAAGAATCAACCTTGCGAATTTCCATAATGTTGATGCAGTTTTTGGAGGCCGGAGAGATCTGGATAAATTCTCCGCCAATATTGTTGCAGGCTCGGTGAAATTCATGGCCCTTCAGAGGGGCAATAATAAAGACCTGGATATTTTTTCTGCGCATCCTAAGCGCCATCAGCTGCATTGTGAAGGTTTTCCCTGCTCCGGATGTGCCAAGCAGTGCCATGTTGGCATTCTTATATACTCTCGAATTAAAGATATCCACGATAATCAGAGAGTTATTGTGTTTGTTGACACCAAGCAGGATTCCGTTATCATCGCACATCTCAAAAGATGTGAAGGGATAGCAGCTTGCAACGCTGGTAGTCAGTACGTTCCGTTTGGAACGGGCGAACAGCTTTCTCTCCAGAGATACCAGAGGCAGTGCAGACAGCATCGCCTGCTCTTCCCGAAAATGACAGGTTACAGCCTCCATGTCCTGAGACAGCAGCAGCTTTTTCATTTCGTTGGTGCGCCACTCCAGTTCTTCCAGGCTGTCGGCTGTGACGGTAATGAGAATGTTCATATAATAGAAATCCTCATTATTTGCCAGTCCATCCTTTAAGAAGTATCCAGACCGGATTGCGCTGTCCAGATCATCGTAGTCTGAGTTGGTATCGGAAGTATCTTTGATTTTGGAGCGGTTGATTCGCAGCTGTTGTCCCAGTTTCTGCTGTACTTTATCCTTTGGCTGCCGGTCAAAGAAGATGTCTACATCGATTCCTTCTCCGGCATTGACCAAAAGGGAGAGCCAGCCTGCACAGACCTGGGTGCGGTAGCCGCTGGAAGGGATCAGAAGATAAGTGTGATAGACTCCATCCATGACACAGTAGTTTCCATGGGTAAAATCAATGCTTTCCGGGGCAAAAAACTCTCCGGCAGGAATATGATCCAGGTCGTTTTTGCGTCCGGCATTGATATACTGACCGATTACCTCATTGATTCGGGTCGGCAGAGGTTTTATGGCACTGGTACGGCGGTTCAGCAGGTTATAGAGAACATCCGTGGCAAGTTCATCTTCGTTATCAGGCATCAGGATTTCATTTCCGCACTGCTGAAGATAGGTTTTCGCTGTCTGAACAGCGGTTGCCAGGGCAGAGCGGGCATCGCCTTCGTCTGTGTTCCGACTTCCGTTAAATGGTTCATATTCAAAAATAATAAAAAAACGACGGGTTATGGCTTCCTTTGAGCCGATCCTGCGGATCAGAGATTCATAATCCTTTAAAAGAGCCAGACAGCGTTCATCTGTTTCCTGTGCCATCTCCCCTTGGATCGCTTCCAGATGGCGGTTTATATCAGCTCTTCGTGTTAAAACCTTGAACTGAAGTTTTACAGGACTGATTTTCAGATAGGACACGAACGAATAAATAATATTTTTCTGTTCTCTGGCACTGCGGAGCAGAAAATTGATGGGAACAATCTCAACAATTTTCACAAACCGGTGATCTCTGGTATAGATGATACCATTTTCAATTTTTTGAATCGGCAGATATTCGGCTGCAGGGTTCAGCAGAGGAATGGTCTGTTCCTGACGGTTACCGGAACGGTCAGGGTGGCCCTTTTCCTTTCTTTTTGCAGCTTTGCGTTCTTTATAGCTGCCGAATTCATCCGGAAAATCTTCGGAAGCTTTCTTTTTTTGTTTGGATTTTTTCTTTGCCTTTTTCCCAGAAACGGTATCGGTTTGTTTTTCTGAGGCACTTTCTTCTTCAGCTGCTTCCGGACAGATGCCGACAATTCTCCGGTGCTTCAGATAAAGAAAAAAGTTGATAACAAAGGATGTCAGACTCTCTCCGTTAATTCCGATGATGGCAAACAGAGCCAGCGGAAGAACGGTAACACAGGCAATTATAATTTTAGTGGTAAGAGAAAATGGCAGGTAAAATTCGGGAATACCAACCAGCAGGGAAATGCATAAGGCTTCTACCGCATTCCGCAGCTTTAAGGTTCCGCCCATAATGGTTCCGGATTCAATAAAGTTTGGCGGTATGATATAAATATCAGTTTCTTCTTGTCGCAGGGACATGGGACACCTCCTGTAAATGTAGTCTGGCAGCAAATGGACTGTCTGCCAGCCGGTTAAGGCGAGGCATACGGTCTGCCGCACAGGACAATATTGTTGACACTGTAAATCGGGCGGTAGACCACCTTCTTCTTGGAGAAAGAAGCATCTACCACATAGCCGTCTCCGGCATAAATAGCCACATGACCGATATTCATGTATCGGTTATTGACTTTAAAGGAATAGAAAATCAGATCTCCGGGTGCAAGGCTGTCATAGGAAACAGCCAGATTGTTTTCTACAATAAAACGTCCTTGGGAAGCTGCTGTATTGGAACCGTCATACTGAAGCGATACACCCAGCTGGTTGTAGACCCAGTAAGTAAAGGAACTGCAGTCAAAATACCCAGGCTGGTTTCGAAGCTCCTGGCTGTAGGGTGTGCCAAGTTTTGTCAGCCCCAGATCCACCGCCGCATTTCCTGTTTCTCCCGGAACAAGATCAGGATTTATTTCCACAGAATAAATGGTGTCATATAAGAACAGGTGTAAATTGGAGGCATAAAAACCGGCAGTCTCTGCCTGTTCTTCAGTCAGGTGGAAGACATGATTGGAAAAATATTCATCCCCGGCATATTCGATGATGTATTCATAGTGGAAAATGGTCTCCGTTTGGTCGGTTCCCTCAATGGTCTCTTCTCGCTCCGTAATATTGACAGAATAGGTAAAAATGCCGTCTGTTTCTGCCCGCAGAATCTGCTCCAGTTTCTTTAACTGCACTTCCTTGAAATCCTGCTGAGAGGCACAAAATTGGGAGATGATCAATGCACTTTCATAAATAATCTGGTCAGAAAAGTCATCTGTAATGCTGTATTCACAGTTGGTGCCAAGATTTGCGGCTTCTGCAAGGATACGATCCAGAAGCAGGTTGTGTTTTTCCCGAAGAATTGTTTCAATGCTGGTTTCGGTCTGAGAGATATTTGCCATGATGACAGAATTATCATTTAAAACATTGTCGGGAACCGCATCCAGCCCTTCGTTACCGAAAATCAGAGAAGGCAGCATAAGTATAAACATGACAGGAAGCAACAGGAGCGCAATGATTACAATGAGGATTTTAGCGAGGGTGTCTCTTCCTTTCCAAACGGCAGATACAGCCATTCCTGCAGGACCGCCGGTTCTCTTTGCAATGACTGCAAAAGCCTTGCCGGGGCTCATACGCGATCCTTTCGCTGCGGCATACGGGGCAGCTTCTGGACAATGTTTTCATGGTAGGCGATCTGCCCTTTTTCTGTCATATACGGGATTCGTTCTACTGTGTCGGCAGCATACTGGCGATACCATGTGGTCTGATCCGCTGCTGTCACGGTTTCGTAATTTCCTTCGGGAGCCATATACTGGTCTGTGTGGTACATGGCAAAGGATGTACCGTTCGGATGCTCTATACTGGTTTCTGTTCCGGTGATACGTCCTCCTCCGATTTCCACATCAGAATAGGACGGGGCACTGGCAATGCCGGTCTGTCCCATATAGGAAGTCAGCGCCTGGGCAGCTTGTGCTCCTTTCATGGAGCCTGTATAGCTGATGCTTCCCTGCGCAACTGCACCGGTTACCTTGTTGGCAAATTCACCTCCCTTTTTCAGGGAAGATTCAAAGGCTTTTCTGCTGATGGGATTGCCGGACTGCCCGGTAACAGAATTCATAACGCTTTGAGAAAACTGGCGGCTGACGGCTCCAGCCAGTCCGCCGGACAAAAAGGAAGCCGGATTCATACCATAGCGGTTGCTGGTAGAGCCGCCTCTGTAAGAGCCGCCGCGAAAAGTTCCGCCAGTGGAGATGTTTTTGGCGGATGTCAGCCCCTTTGCGGCAATCATAAACTCAGCCATCATGGAACCGCCCGTATGTCCTACATTGATTCCAAGACTGCTCATAAAACTATCAATCTTCTGACTGATTTTTAAAAATGCGATGGCACACAAAAACCAGATAAAGATACTGCCCGCAGTAGCTTCCTTTCCGTGGGCAGCCACTTCATCTTCTGTGACAGCCAGAACTGGCATGATCTGCATCAGCGTCAGCGACAGGGTAAGAGCTGTGCCGGTGGCTATTTTTTGAATCGTTCGTTTCATGGATACCTCCTAAATTGAGAGTGGGTTAGAAATAAAGCTGCCCACCATGGAAGTAAAGAGGCGCAGGCACCAGGCATTCATAATCAGTAAAAAAAGCTGGCCTCCAAACATCCGGCACCAGCTTTTAAAGATATTAGAGGTACTTTGGGCAGAACCGGTGGCAAATGCCATAGGAGCCGTGAAGATCAGTACCCCCAGCAGAATATAGCGTTCTGCAGCCTCAAAGAGCAGCTTGATGTAGTTCCAGGCCAGGATTAACAGAAGGGTCAGAGCAATCAGAGCTACTGATCCGTTGGCACATACCCCAAGGACTGTAAGCAGGACTGAATTGAAATCTGCAAAATTCAGTGCGGGAAGATCCGAAGAGAGAATCCAGTTGTAGGGTGTTCCTCCCACTCCAAGAATCAGATCAGTAATATCCTTACAGTAATAAACCAGTCCGATAAATAAAAAAGAGCGGATACTCAGTTTGAACGGATCTTCTGCCTCTACGCCTGCAATCAGTCCGAAGTTTTTAAAAAGCTGCCAGATCCAGTTGAGAAGAATCAGCCCGATGGCAGTTGCCACAAAAATCCGGTACATTGTCTCTGCTGCGGGAAAGTACCGAAGAAATGTGTCCATGTTACAGCCCAGAGCACCCAAAACAGATGTGGTAATCAGATCCAGGGCATTCATTACCTGTTCGGCAATCCATTCCACAATCCCGTCTAAAATCCCCATATTTCATCACTCCTTTCCTCGCGGTTATCCATTCCATTGTCCGCCGGAGAAGAAGGGAGTGATATAGGCCATGATAAAACCAAGCCCGTTGAGAATTGCCCAGGATATTACAATGCGTTTCAGCCAGGCCCGGGATTCATCTACGGTTCTTCCGGATTTGGAAAAGTTCATAAGCAGCAGTGCCACCGATGCAGTCACAATAGCGGCAATAGTGGATATCCCCAGTATTTTGGAGTAGACATCTTTCATAATCGTTTCTGCCTGTGTCCACATATCAGCAGCCAGTACTGTCTGAGTATCCAACAGAAGAATACAAAGACCCGCCGCAGCTCCGTAGAGTGCATAGTCTAAAACTGGTTTCTTCTTTCGGCAGGCGGAACCGGCAGGTGTGATACCTGCAATGGGGGAATTTGTCTTTTTTTCGTTCTTCATGTATGACCTCCTTGTGATGAAATGAAAAAGACCGAACAGCAGCGTGAACCGCAATCCGATCTTTGGGGTAAAAAATAACACCTGAATGCACAGGTGTCTTTCCTGCCATAGCTGTCTTCCTGGGATTGGGTACAGCTTTAAGCATGGACATTATATCATGGCGAAAATGCAGTGTAAATTGCATTTCAGTGCCAGTTATTTCCCGTTTTTTGCCATTTTTATGCCATATCGAGCGGCTGGCAGAGTTATGGCATGGAAAGGCTGGCTTCAGTTATCTGGAAAGAACTGATTCACGATATGAAGGCAGTTTCTGGCAGTGTATCCCCAGAGGATTCCACTGAGAGCTTCAATCGCCTGGGGACGCTTTCGATAGTAAGTGCGGTAGGAAATATTGGCTATGTGAGGGCGCAGCTTATCAATAATCTCGTCGGCATTCTGAAGCTGCTGTGGAGAAAGATAGGTGTAATAGAGAATCCAGTAATACTGTTCTCCGAATTTGTGTTTGTTACGAAGAATTTCCACGGCTGAGTTCAGCAGAGACAGCATTTGGTTGCTCCGTTCAATACTCTTCGCATAATTTTCCAGCTTACTCCCGTTTAAATCGGCTCCGGCCAGATAGATGGATTCCAGGAAGTCATCAATGCTGCTTTCATACTCAATCTCAAACTCTCTTTTTACGTGTTGAACCTCTAACTCCAGATTCCACACAGCATCCCGGTAACTTTTCAGCAGCCGATAGGTATCGTGGTATACGGGGTTACTCTGGTCTACTGAGTGATTTTTACTGCTTGTCTGTTTCATAATGCTCCTCCTCATGAGAATTAGTAGTCTGCTTTTGGACAGGTGATGCACCAGGGACGGCATCATCAAATTTTATGGATGGATCCGATTGAAGCATCGGCTGAATACTCAGTTCAAAGTGGTAGACAATGTTGCTTTCGCTGCAGCCAATCTGCAGAGAATACCTGTAAATATCCCTTCTGCAGGCGGATAATCGATATAACTTATACTTGCTTTTGCTGCATTCACAGCAGAAAACCCCTTGCGCCGCAAGGACTTTTGCCGATTTTTGAATTATTTTCAATATGTGAGTTTCTGGGACGCTATCTGTATTGTCTGAAACGTATATCTGTTCTGTTTCCGGCAGAATGTCTGCCAGTGACTTCCCGATATCAGCTTCTGAAAGACAGCGGGATGCCTCATCATCCAGAGTGACAGGAAGCTGAAATGTCAGGGAGACCTCTTCTTTATCTACCATTACATCACTGATGCTGAACATCGTTGACAGGTAGCCCTGAAGGTATAAAACGCTTCCATGGGTTCCGGTAAAAGAAACAACGGTCAGGTATTCATGGCTTTCCAGTTTCTTGAGCAGGCGGCTGATACTTGATTTGGACAGGCCCCATCTGAGGGCAAGCTCCCGGCAGGTAATCAGTGGGCGGCCCGTATGATCTCTGAAATAGACAACAGGCCCTACATCGGAGCCTTGAACCTGTGGATCGTTGTAGATGGCATGAATCCACATGTCCAGAATAATATCCATTTCCGAGCATTTTCCCATGCTCACCAGTTCATGAACAACCGATACCGGGAAAAAGAAAAAGCCAACATCCTTCTGGCATGGGTAGTTGTACTCAAGAGAAGTATTATTGGCTTTCCAATCAGATATATGAAATTTGATGAGCCGGTTCCGGTCCAGGCGGGTATAGGTGATGTAATTCTGGGACTGCAGAAAGTCCAGAATGCTGATGGCCTGGTGCTGGAATCTGGTTCGGAACCAGGATGACAGTTCCTGTGGTGTGCAGATCCATTCGCCTGGAGACACCAGGTAGGTAATTCCGTCCATTTTCCGGTAGGATGAACGGAAGTTGGCGTAGGAGCACAGGACGATATAGTAATATAGGTAGGAACTGCCGTGGGTGCGGAAGTTCGGGTCATTCATCAGCCGTCGGACAAATTCACGGTAGATGCGGCAGCGTGGGTAGTCCACGATTTGTTTGAGTTCTAATTGATATTCCATGTTTCCTCCATATAAGTAGGGTAAAGTGTTTGAAATAAATCAGATTCTGGGGTACAATAGTGACAGCTGAAATAAGGTGGAGCATAAGGTGGACGACGATTTGAAAAATGGCTGCAGTGCCTGTAAATATGAGACTTCTTAGCGTAGAGGGGAGTGGTCTGCAACACCCTTATCACCGGTCCGATTCCGGTCGTCGCCTCTCAGAAAGAATCACGTATATGTGGTTCTTTTTATTGGCTCTTTGTCAATAGTTGGGGTGGGATTTGTTAAAATCCCGCCCCAATTCTATGAAAAGGGCCCTTTTTATGTTTAGTTCCAGGTTTTACTGATTTTGGGCATGCCAAATAAGCCTCCGCATTACCGACCTTTTTATCCTATGATGTACAGTGAAGTATCCGGGTTCGGAACCGTTTGAAATTCCGGATTCCGTAGCTGCTCCGTTTTAATACCTTTATCTTGTTGTTAAATCCTTCTGTGGGACCATTTGTCAACCCGTATTTAAAGGCATTCAGAATTTCTTTTCGCCAGGCCCTGTAGGTCTTAGCACAGGCCTCAAATTCCTTGATCCCACAGCTCTGTGCATTCGCAATCCAGTCATCAAATTCCCTCTGCTGCTGACGATACGCTTCCATCTGGCAGATATCATAAAACCACTCTTTCATGCGGTGTGCCAGACGCAGATCCTCGCTATAGTGAAGCATTAAATCACAGGCCTGTTTGTTCTCATCTTTCAGCTTTTTATAGCGGGTCAGAATGAGTTTCCGGCTGCGTTTATAATACTTACGCAGAGAAACCGGCATGGAGCGCTGCAGCCGTTTGCGTACATTTTCAATCGCCCATGTCATCTGCCGGATGAAATGATATTTATCCACGATGATTGTAGCGTTTGGAAAGAAGGTCTGTGCAAGTTCGGTGTAGGGGCGCCACATATCGCAGACGAAGAACTTTACCTTCAGGCGTTCTTTCCTGGGAATGTTCCGCCAATAATCAGCCAGATGGCTCTGGGTCCGATCCGGGAGAATGTCGAGGATCCGGCGCTTTTTCGGATCAACCAGAATGCACTGATATTTACCGGTAGAAGCATTGCCTTTGAATTCGTCAATGGAAAGCGCTTGTGGAAGCTGGTCAGGCGGAGGATAGCAAATCGTGTCCAGAAGGCGGCAGACCGTCTGGACGGAAACACCGGTAAGCTCTGCAATCTGTTTTAAGGAAAAGGTCTGCCGGAGCAGGGAGACAATGTAAAATGCCAGTCTGCGGGTCCTGCGGTGGTAGCTGGGGAGGAACGAATAGGGTTCCGTGAACCGTTTGCGGCAGTATGGGCAGAGGTAGCGGCGTTTGCGAAGGAGCAGGATTACTTGTTTTCCCAGTAAGGGAATGTCCTGGACTTCTTGTAAACGGTAATCATGAATCCGTTTAGTTTTAGCCCCACAGCAGGGACAAGTCTGTTCTACCGGTTGGGACTGGATGAAAATTTTAATGAAAGAGTCTGCCTGAACCACTTTTTTAATAAAAACACCTTCCAAGTTAAGGAAGGCCTTGGTATAATTAGGGTACATCTATAAGGGGTCACCTCCGTAACATTAAACTTTGGTCGGGATAATGTGTTTAGGAGGCTTCTTATAGATGTATTTTATTACAACGAAAAGAATGTTGGAAGTGTGCTTTTCAGCACACCCCAACATTCAGTATAGAACCTTTTTATTTTAGTTAAAAACAAAAAGCAGGGAGAGGCAATACCATGAGGACAAGGAAGATGAAAAGGTGGCTGTCAATTATACTGGCAGGCCTGGCGGCAGTGATTCTTATTGCAGCGGCAGGAGGGGCATTCCTGTTCCGGCATGAGTTAAAGACGTTGCACTCGCTTAAAAAGGTGGATGACAATGTGCTGTATACCATGAAGTATGATGGGGATTATGGATTTGATGAATTTCTGGAGACAGGGGCCAGCAGTGACAGTGAGCTGGTGGAATTTGTGACGAATCGTCTGTTAAAGGGAATTCCGCTGGAATTTTCTATTCCTGACTTAGGCTGCTCTACCTTCAGCGCACAGACAGAGGACGGGGCCCGCATATTCGGCCGGAATTTTGATCTGACGTATTCGCCGGCCATGTTCGTATTAACAGAGCCAGCCAACGGTTATCGTTCCATGTCAACAGTCAACTTGGCATTTCTGGGGTTTGGAGAGGACAAGCTGCCGGATACATTGAAACGCAAAATTATAACGCTGGCAGCGCCCTATGCCCCTTTGGACGGTGTGAATGAAAAGGGGCTGGCGGTGGCTGTTCTGCGCATTGGCGATGAGCCTACAAACCAGGATACGGGAAAGACAGATATTACCACCACCACGGCTATACGTCTTATGCTGGATAAGGCCGCCAATGTGGATGAGGCCCTGGAACTACTGGCACAATACGACATGCACTCGTCGGCCGGGAGCTGCTACCACTTCCAGCTGGCAGATGCACTGGGCAACAGTGCGGTGGCAGAGTATATTGATAATGAATTTGAAGTTA
Coding sequences within:
- a CDS encoding VirB4 family type IV secretion system protein; translation: MSLRQEETDIYIIPPNFIESGTIMGGTLKLRNAVEALCISLLVGIPEFYLPFSLTTKIIIACVTVLPLALFAIIGINGESLTSFVINFFLYLKHRRIVGICPEAAEEESASEKQTDTVSGKKAKKKSKQKKKASEDFPDEFGSYKERKAAKRKEKGHPDRSGNRQEQTIPLLNPAAEYLPIQKIENGIIYTRDHRFVKIVEIVPINFLLRSAREQKNIIYSFVSYLKISPVKLQFKVLTRRADINRHLEAIQGEMAQETDERCLALLKDYESLIRRIGSKEAITRRFFIIFEYEPFNGSRNTDEGDARSALATAVQTAKTYLQQCGNEILMPDNEDELATDVLYNLLNRRTSAIKPLPTRINEVIGQYINAGRKNDLDHIPAGEFFAPESIDFTHGNYCVMDGVYHTYLLIPSSGYRTQVCAGWLSLLVNAGEGIDVDIFFDRQPKDKVQQKLGQQLRINRSKIKDTSDTNSDYDDLDSAIRSGYFLKDGLANNEDFYYMNILITVTADSLEELEWRTNEMKKLLLSQDMEAVTCHFREEQAMLSALPLVSLERKLFARSKRNVLTTSVASCYPFTSFEMCDDNGILLGVNKHNNSLIIVDIFNSRVYKNANMALLGTSGAGKTFTMQLMALRMRRKNIQVFIIAPLKGHEFHRACNNIGGEFIQISPASKNCINIMEIRKVDSSANELLDGPQADKSELAAKIQRLHIFFSLLIPDMNHEERQLLDEALIQTYRKKGITHNNGSLYDPENLGHYRKMPVLGDVYNILKENPDTRRLANIMNRLVNGSASTFNQQTNVNLDNKYTVLDISELTGDLLTVGMFVALDFVWDKAKEDRTVEKAIFIDETWQLIGASSNRLAAEFVLEIFKIIRGYGGSAICATQDLNDFFALDDGKYGKGIINNSKTKIILNLEDEEAMRVQSILHLSEAETMAITHFERGNALISTNNNNVTVEFKASELEKELITTDREELKRLLERERQHQVMSEAV
- a CDS encoding C40 family peptidase, whose protein sequence is MSPGKAFAVIAKRTGGPAGMAVSAVWKGRDTLAKILIVIIALLLLPVMFILMLPSLIFGNEGLDAVPDNVLNDNSVIMANISQTETSIETILREKHNLLLDRILAEAANLGTNCEYSITDDFSDQIIYESALIISQFCASQQDFKEVQLKKLEQILRAETDGIFTYSVNITEREETIEGTDQTETIFHYEYIIEYAGDEYFSNHVFHLTEEQAETAGFYASNLHLFLYDTIYSVEINPDLVPGETGNAAVDLGLTKLGTPYSQELRNQPGYFDCSSFTYWVYNQLGVSLQYDGSNTAASQGRFIVENNLAVSYDSLAPGDLIFYSFKVNNRYMNIGHVAIYAGDGYVVDASFSKKKVVYRPIYSVNNIVLCGRPYASP
- a CDS encoding MarR family transcriptional regulator, producing MEYQLELKQIVDYPRCRIYREFVRRLMNDPNFRTHGSSYLYYYIVLCSYANFRSSYRKMDGITYLVSPGEWICTPQELSSWFRTRFQHQAISILDFLQSQNYITYTRLDRNRLIKFHISDWKANNTSLEYNYPCQKDVGFFFFPVSVVHELVSMGKCSEMDIILDMWIHAIYNDPQVQGSDVGPVVYFRDHTGRPLITCRELALRWGLSKSSISRLLKKLESHEYLTVVSFTGTHGSVLYLQGYLSTMFSISDVMVDKEEVSLTFQLPVTLDDEASRCLSEADIGKSLADILPETEQIYVSDNTDSVPETHILKIIQKSAKVLAAQGVFCCECSKSKYKLYRLSACRRDIYRYSLQIGCSESNIVYHFELSIQPMLQSDPSIKFDDAVPGASPVQKQTTNSHEEEHYETDKQ
- a CDS encoding ISL3 family transposase — encoded protein: MYPNYTKAFLNLEGVFIKKVVQADSFIKIFIQSQPVEQTCPCCGAKTKRIHDYRLQEVQDIPLLGKQVILLLRKRRYLCPYCRKRFTEPYSFLPSYHRRTRRLAFYIVSLLRQTFSLKQIAELTGVSVQTVCRLLDTICYPPPDQLPQALSIDEFKGNASTGKYQCILVDPKKRRILDILPDRTQSHLADYWRNIPRKERLKVKFFVCDMWRPYTELAQTFFPNATIIVDKYHFIRQMTWAIENVRKRLQRSMPVSLRKYYKRSRKLILTRYKKLKDENKQACDLMLHYSEDLRLAHRMKEWFYDICQMEAYRQQQREFDDWIANAQSCGIKEFEACAKTYRAWRKEILNAFKYGLTNGPTEGFNNKIKVLKRSSYGIRNFKRFRTRILHCTS
- a CDS encoding C45 family autoproteolytic acyltransferase/hydolase; translated protein: MRTRKMKRWLSIILAGLAAVILIAAAGGAFLFRHELKTLHSLKKVDDNVLYTMKYDGDYGFDEFLETGASSDSELVEFVTNRLLKGIPLEFSIPDLGCSTFSAQTEDGARIFGRNFDLTYSPAMFVLTEPANGYRSMSTVNLAFLGFGEDKLPDTLKRKIITLAAPYAPLDGVNEKGLAVAVLRIGDEPTNQDTGKTDITTTTAIRLMLDKAANVDEALELLAQYDMHSSAGSCYHFQLADALGNSAVAEYIDNEFEVIGKKGDYQAATNFLLSEKKFNFGNGQDRYQILEQALGECAGIVRDEQEAMDLLEAASKDWHVSETTGRLNATQWSIVYNCTDLTASVVTGRQYDKPAHEFSLK